One Cucumis sativus cultivar 9930 chromosome 1, Cucumber_9930_V3, whole genome shotgun sequence DNA segment encodes these proteins:
- the LOC101213099 gene encoding chaperonin-like RbcX protein 2, chloroplastic: protein MVGALSMVGSSVVDSHSSPCLCLDALPTTSINLKSCGDFVMKKKYSKGRQRLPKPKHLDLSSSFVDNGREWLLSVDMINRSSRKQTKNRRLMVVDELGGQYEDNFDDVKMQMLNYFTYKAVRTVMNQLYEMNPPQYRWLYDFVLNNKPTDGKHFIRRLVKEQQDLAERVMITRLHLYGKWVKKCNHAEIYQEISDENVELMRERLMQTVIWPSDDTNTEKIG, encoded by the exons ATGGTGGGAGCTTTATCTATGGTGGGTTCTTCAGTAGTGGATTCTCATAGCTCCCCTTGTTTGTGTTTGGATGCTTTGCCCACAACCAGCATCAATCTCAAAAGTTGTGGGGATTttgtaatgaaaaagaaatattcaaaGGGTCGACAGCGTTTGCCGAAACCCAAGCACTTAGATCTAAGCAGCTCGTTTGTCGATAATGGCCGGGAGTGGCTGCTCTCGGTTGATATGATAAATAGGAGTTCGAGGAAGCAGACCAAAAATAGAAGACTTATGGTTGTTGATGAACTTGGGGGGCAGTATGAAGATAACTTTGATGATGTTAAAATG CAAatgcttaattattttacatacaAAGCTGTGAGGACTGTTATGAACCAGCTGTATGAAATGAACCCCCCACAGTACAGGTGGCTTTACGA TTTCGTGTTAAACAACAAGCCAACAGATGGAAAGCATTTCATCCGCAGGCTTGTAAAG GAACAGCAAGATCTTGCTGAAAGAGTAATGATCACACGTCTCCACCTCTATGGAAAATGGGTGAAG AAATGTAACCACGCCGAAATATACCAAGAGATCTCGGATGAAAACGTGGAATTAATGCGAGAACGACTTATGCAGACTGTTATATGGCCTTCAGATGACACAAACACAGAGAAGATTGGCTAA